The sequence below is a genomic window from Candidatus Hydrogenedentota bacterium.
CCCTCTCCTTCACCTTCTCCCTCTCCTTCACCTTCTCCCTCTCCTTCCGCTGCCTCCGTGACGGTGATGAAGGCCTCCTTGATTTCGGTGTAGACGCCGAGAATCCCGGTTACCACGATGCGGCTGGCGTATTCGCCGGGATTGTTGAAGGTAAAGGTGATGGGGCCTTCGGGGTTTTCCGCGTCAATGCTGCCGCTATTGTCGAAATCCCACAGGGCGCCAATCACGTCGCCGGTGGTGGCGTTCTGAAAGGTCACGGTCAGCGGTGCGGCGCCGGCGCGTGGTTCCGCGGTGAAGTCCGGTATCGGGATTACGTTTTCGCGGACAGCGGCCTGGAAATCGGCGAAGCCGGCCGCGCCATTGGAAGCGGTCACGGTCGCGCGGACGGTGACGGGGCCGATTGCGGCGGGTCCTTGCGCCCATATGCCGCCGTCGGTGAAGACGCCATCCCCCGCGACGAGGTCGGGGACTACGCCATTGTCGAAGATTGCGAAATCCGCCGTGGTGAGGCCCACGACGCCGCCCGGGTCCACGCCGTTCACCGGGCTGTAGATGTACGGGTAGATCCGGGTAATGTCGGATCCGGTCGCGGTGAAGAACCAGGTATCCACGATCTGCGCGGTCGCGCGCTCCTGGCGAATGAGGGTAATTCGGGGATCGCCCGTCAGGCCGGTGACCGCGGGGGCGCCATCGCCGAAATCCATGACGAGGAGGTCTCCGGGAGGGTAGTCCGCGCCATGGCGGATCCCGCCGACGAAGAGCACGCGCTGGCCGTCGGCGGAAATCGCGGATAGCGGGCTGCCCACCGTGAACCCGGCGAGGCTCAGCGGGACGACGCCCGAGCCGTCCGCGGCGGCCCACCGGATGGTTGGGTTGCTGCCGCCGCCGATGTCGAATTGATGCGAGGTGGCTGTCGCGTCGCCGCTCAAGTCTGGATTCGTGGGCCAGCGGCCCGCCCCGGGCACGCCGGGGTCGACCAGGATGGGGTTGTCGATGTCATCGAGCGGGGCCACAAGCAGGCCCTGGGGATCCGGCGCGGTCCCGGCCCAGCGGCAGAAGGCGACGGTCGATCCGTCGTCCGAAATGCTCGGACCGCGAAAGCTCATCCCGTTCAGGTTCGTCAGGACGGACGCGTCGCCCGCGGGGGTCCGGGGGTCTTTTAGCAGCAGGCTTGCGGGGTTGTTGGCCGAGGGGTAATTCCCGCCGACGGGGATGAGGGCGACGGTCGCGGCGTGGTCGATGGCGAGTACGCCACCGGCGGCGGTGACTTCGACGGCGGTTGGCGCGATGCCGGGGATCTCCTGTAGACGCGCGGCTTCCTGCATCGGGGTGTAGGCTCCCGAATCGATTTCAACGGCGTAGACCGTGAATCCCGAGGCGGGCGGTGCTTCGGGGTCGGAGGAGCCGCCGTAGGGGCCGAAGCGGTTAATGAACAGGGCCACCTCACCGTTTCCGGAGAGCGCGAAGTTCTGTCGGGCGGTGAAGAGATTGAGGTCCAGGAGGTTGGTCTCTCCGTAGGCGGTGTGAGAGATTTGGGAGAGGACATCTTCGGTCATACCCGACGCGCGATCATAGCGGCGGATTGTATCGGAAGGCCTCCCGTAGTCTTTCTCCCCGATGGCGTAGACGACGCGCGAACCGTCGTCGGAAATGCCGTATGTGGCGTACAGCAGCGGGATGTTGAATACCGGCCCGGAGAACAGTACGACTTCGCCGGTTCCGTCGGTGCGCATGAGGCGCAGGGTCTGGATCAATTCAGCGTTCTGCTGCGTCCGAAAGACGACCCACTCGCCGTCGCCCGACATGTGGAAATCGAGGATGCGGTAATCGTTGGCCACGACATCGCTGATTTGGGTGTAGTGTCCGCTTCGGAGCAGGGGCGCGGTCTCGGCGCTGTAGGCGGGGCCGCAGACGAGCGCCAGGAAGAGGAACGCCAGGAGGATCACGAGCAGGCGCACGAGCCAGGGCGCGAGATGCGGGTGTCGCAGGGAAATGGGGAGATGGAAATGGGGGTGGTGTTCGCGCGTGAAGAAGTGCGCGGCAGGACGGGGCGCCATGGCGATCTCCTCGACTGCGATACTTCGCAGCAGTCAGAAACGGATCCCAGACCCCATGGCGGCAGGCGAATCCCCAGCCCGCCCCAGGCTTCCCCGCGCCGCCTGGATCGGTGGTCGCGCGTATGGGCGCGCGACGTTGTCTACTAATATTATGGACCGAATTGGTGGAATTGTAAACGAGAAATTATGGGGGATTTGGGTTTTGTGTGGGGATTGTTCCGCTGAGCGGAACGGTATGCATTCCCACGGGGGACCGTGGGAACGAGTTCCGGGTGGCGAGGGAAGGGAGAAGGGTGAAGTGAGAAGGGTGAAGGGTGAAGGGTGAAGGGTGCTTCGAGTTTTGTCGGTTGTTTTGACGCGGAATGTCCGCGATCCTGGCGCGCCTTCGGCGCTTTGGACAGCCGGGACGGCTATCCTACCTTTGCGCCCTTCGGCGCGGTACACAGGCGGGACGCCTGTGCCACTTTCCTTTCGAGGTGGTCTTGTTGGAGTAGGGGAACTCTTGGGGGTGAGCTCAGGTTGCCGCGGAATGTCCGCGATCCTTTTTCTCGGGAATGTCTGAGAGCCTGGATTGCCGGGATGGGCAGGGTTATTCTTCGAGTTGTTCGATGAGTTCGGAGGCTTCGGCCTTGTTTTTGAGGCGGGCGATTTGGGCTCCGGTGGCGCCGAGTTTGTGGAGCAAATCAATTTGCATGGGGGTGGGGCGCAGGTGGAGGGCCTCAATGAGGGCGGAGGCGTCGGCCTGGCTGACGACCTGCTGGATACGGGCGGCGGAGGCTCCGAGCCGTTCGAGGTGCGCGATCTGTTTGGGGGTGGCGGGGGCCTGGGTCTGGTGGAAGCGGCGCAGCGCATCAATGCGATCAGACGCCGCGGCGCGATCCAGGCTCACGATTTCGGACTCTCTGGCGCCCAGCCGCCGGAGATACTCCTTCTGTGCCTCGGTTGCGGGGGCGCCGGCGGGCCCGCGGGCGGTATTCTCGACGCGGCTGGCCATCTGGGGGGCGGGATTGCTGCTGCTCCCGATGAGGGCGATCTTCTGGCCGCATTTGTTGCACTGGCCGCGCTGGCCGAGGTATTTGGGGGCTACGCGCAGCACCTGCCTGCAATTGGGGCATATGAATTGGAGCATGTTCCAGGGTTCTCCCGGCGGGCGCCGGTCAAGTGTAATAGCGCGCTTCGAGGGACTTGAGGTAGCGCAGGCCGTCTCCGAGCAATTGGTCGCTGGACTCGGCGAGGGAGCGCCACATACAGGTGGCGGCGGCCATGGCTGGCGACACGCTCTCGAAGGATTCGAGCCCGACGATGCCCTGGTAGCCCGACTCGCCGAGGGCGCGGTAGATGGCGTCCCAATCGACGGTGCCGGTCCCCGGGGTTCCGCGGTGGCTTTCGCTGAGGTGCACGTGACAGAGCCAGGGGGCGGCTTTCCTGACGGGGTGGTAGAAGTCGTTTTCCTCGATGTTCATGTGGTAGGCGTCTAGGTGGACGCGGACGTTGGGTTCGCCGATGCGGTCCATCAGGGCGAGGGCCTGGTCGGCGGTGTTGATAAGGAAGGTTTCGTAGCGGTTGATGGCTTCGATGCCGAGAATGACGCCCCGGTCGGCCGCGAACCGGGCGGCCTCCCGCAGGACGCTGGCGGCGCGGTCCCAGTACTCCTCGCCGGGGCGTCCCGTAATCTTC
It includes:
- a CDS encoding sugar phosphate isomerase/epimerase is translated as MKPLNYAVHAYAWTNSWSNDTLDIIDRANGLGFDLVEVPLMEIEKVDAGAIRDRARAAGMNLCTSTACGEATDPTAEDGAVRAAALDYLKQCIAATADMGATVFTGVTYSAIGGKITGRPGEEYWDRAASVLREAARFAADRGVILGIEAINRYETFLINTADQALALMDRIGEPNVRVHLDAYHMNIEENDFYHPVRKAAPWLCHVHLSESHRGTPGTGTVDWDAIYRALGESGYQGIVGLESFESVSPAMAAATCMWRSLAESSDQLLGDGLRYLKSLEARYYT